A genomic segment from Glycine soja cultivar W05 chromosome 20, ASM419377v2, whole genome shotgun sequence encodes:
- the LOC114402529 gene encoding WW domain-binding protein 11-like, translating to MDSRAYILRVTIAILCISMLASTLFPVCDAINHGRAIRGHKIRRSSPIKSLKKLKIKSLRHLNKYTPFDSFGYSDFDSYGYSNFDDSYGSPSSLPLPPFNSLAPHPQPTPSSSIAPPNLAPPSIGGNSSLPALSPVPSSPHGAVFGPPNPRSMPPPPYPSSPPKHAPSLSPPKSAPSLNPPPLVYLPPVVFPPPPSPSTHRKKPPQYALWCVAKPTVPDPIIQEAMDYACGSGADCKSIQPNGMCFQPNTLLAHASYAFNSYWQNTKIGGGTCDFGGTAMLVTVDPSYDKCNFMLT from the exons ATGGATTCAAGAGCTTACATCCTTAGAGTCACCATTGCAATTCTTTGCATCTCAATGCTAGCTTCCACTCTTTTCCCTGTGTGTG atgCTATAAATCATGGAAGAGCAATAAGGGGTCACAAAATCCGTAGAAGCTCCCCAATCAAATCTTTAAagaaactgaaaataaaatctttaagACATTTAAACAAGTACACACCATTTGATTCATTTGGGTACTCAGACTTTGATTCATATGGGTACTCAAACTTTGATGATTCATATGGCTCTCCCTCTTCCCTACCCTTACCACCTTTCAATTCACTAGCACCACATCCACAACCTACACCATCAAGTTCCATTGCTCCTCCAAATTTGGCACCTCCAAGCATAGGTGGCAACTCCTCTCTCCCAGCACTCTCACCAGTTCCAAGCTCACCTCATGGTGCTGTCTTTGGGCCACCAAACCCAAGAAGCATGCCACCACCTCCTTATCCCTCAAGCCCACCAAAGCATGCTCCAAGCCTAAGCCCACCAAAGAGTGCTCCAAGCCTAAACCCACCACCACTAGTGTACCTCCCACCTGTTGTGTTCCCACCACCCCCTTCACCTTCTACGCACCGCAAAAAGCCGCCACAATACGCACTTTGGTGTGTGGCAAAGCCCACGGTTCCTGACCCAATAATTCAGGAGGCCATGGACTATGCCTGTGGGTCTGGTGCGGATTGCAAGTCAATTCAGCCCAATGGAATGTGCTTCCAGCCCAACACTTTGCTGGCCCATGCTTCGTATGCCTTCAATAGCTACTGGCAGAACACTAAGATTGGTGGAGGCACGTGTGATTTTGGTGGAACTGCCATGCTAGTCACTGTTGATCCAA GCTATGACAAATGCAACTTCATGTTGACTTAG